A stretch of Lathyrus oleraceus cultivar Zhongwan6 chromosome 6, CAAS_Psat_ZW6_1.0, whole genome shotgun sequence DNA encodes these proteins:
- the LOC127095851 gene encoding uncharacterized protein LOC127095851: MRGLGARLVLDDKENFKRTYGNLLSILNTGVNTIVVHTLLQFYDPLLRCFTFQYYQLPPTLDECLHILGIEIQDEVLFVRAKEIPKSQHLAEVLHMGKKEVELNLKPKGGTHGFSLKFLVDKVITFAEAESWSAFNTVFSYITYGIVLFSNMEDFVDLASIYLFMDKNLVPTLLVYTYYSIHVRNQKRKGTIMCCILLLYRWFILHLSSNGPFVDNKRNLKQSQRIMSLITEDISWYSKSYEHQDQPELW; this comes from the coding sequence ATGAGAGGATTGGGAGCTCGCTTGGTTCTTGACGATAAAGAGAATTTCAAAAGGACCTACGGTAATCTCCTAAGTATTCTTAACACCGGAGTCAATACAATAGTTGTTCACACTCTGTTACAATTCTATGACCCTCTGTTgagatgcttcacattccaatATTATCAGTTGCCTCCAACTTTGGATGAGTGTTTACACATTTTGGGGATTGAGATTCAGGATGAGGTTCTGTTTGTCCGTGCAAAGGAGATTCCTAAGTCTCAACATCTAGCTGAAGTCCTTCACATGGGGAAGAAAGAAGTGGAACTTAACCTTAAACCTAAGGGTGGGACCCATGGTTTTTCCTTGAAGTTTCTGGTTGACAAGGTTATTACCTTTGCTGAAGCTGAAAGTTGGAGTGCCTTCAACACTGTTTTTTCTTACATCACATATGGGATTGTGTTGTTCTCGAATATGGAAGACTTTGTGGATTTGGCTTCTATCTATCTCTTCATGGATAAgaatctcgttcctactcttcttgttTATACTTATTATTCTATCCACGTAAGGAATCAGAAGAGGAAAGGAACCATCATGTGTTGTATCCTACTGCTATATAGATGGTTTATTTTGCATCTATCCAGCAATGGTCCTTTCGTCGACAACAAAAGAAATCTTAAACAGTCTCAAAGGATCATGTCTCTTATAACTGAAGATATTTCCTGGTATTCTAAAAGCTACGAACATCAAGATCAACCTGAATTATGGTAA